The following are encoded together in the Ralstonia insidiosa genome:
- a CDS encoding acylphosphatase — translation MSAIEQVIVTVQGRVQGVGYRAACADMARALGLRGWVRNRRSGTVEAFLAGPEANVLRMREWMWEGPAGAQVTELDVAPGTDEALVPGFEIRPTV, via the coding sequence ATGTCCGCCATCGAACAAGTGATCGTTACCGTACAGGGCCGTGTGCAGGGTGTGGGCTATCGAGCAGCCTGTGCCGACATGGCCCGCGCGCTGGGCCTGCGGGGTTGGGTACGCAACCGTCGAAGCGGCACGGTCGAGGCCTTCCTGGCCGGCCCCGAAGCCAATGTGCTGCGCATGCGCGAGTGGATGTGGGAGGGGCCCGCCGGTGCCCAAGTCACCGAACTGGACGTTGCTCCGGGCACCGACGAGGCGCTGGTGCCCGGGTTCGAGATCCGGCCAACGGTGTAG
- a CDS encoding ABC transporter permease, whose translation MQQNDNETTVRGPFGANFGVNISNLLTAPPNRFDLALLPIILAAIVLVAFAAKQMNVPYTPGETQLDVSLDVAQLPYYLLRTSIRMLLALGASLAFSFAFAAIASKNRTAEKVMVPALDILQSIPVLGFLSITVTGFIALFPGNLVGVECAAIFAIFTSQAWNMAFSLYQSFRTIPTDLEEAATVFRLSKWQRFWRLEVPFAMPGLLWNMMMSMSGGWFFVVASEAISVSGHDIKLPGIGSYISLAIQQQNLAAIGWAILTMLIGILLYDQLLFRPLVAWADRFRFDAMSSEREPQSWLLDLLRRSEWVKALLERTAALAERTLSWGAERTRPTASSSNGFARFPWWNRVADVIIILAALAAVVHILQFVRSEVGWAEVGHVLWLGFLTMTRVILLIALAAVIWVPIGIRIGLNPNVARIAQPVAQFMAAFPANLMFPLAVMLIARFSLNPEIWLSPLMIFGTQWYILFNVIAGATGIPTELRLAARNFGLRGWLLWKRFLIPAVFPNLLTGLVTAAGGSWNASIVSEYVTWGDRTLVATGLGSYIAEMTSKGDFPRIALGIVVMSLFVVGFNRLLWNRLYDIAQERTRL comes from the coding sequence ATGCAGCAAAACGACAACGAAACCACCGTCCGGGGCCCCTTCGGTGCCAATTTTGGCGTCAACATCAGCAACCTGTTGACGGCGCCGCCCAACCGCTTTGACCTGGCGCTGCTGCCCATCATCCTGGCCGCCATCGTGCTCGTGGCGTTTGCCGCCAAGCAGATGAACGTGCCGTACACGCCCGGCGAGACGCAACTGGACGTCAGCCTGGACGTGGCGCAACTGCCCTACTACCTGCTGCGCACCAGCATCCGCATGCTGCTGGCACTGGGCGCCTCGCTGGCGTTCTCGTTTGCGTTTGCGGCCATTGCCTCCAAGAACCGCACGGCCGAGAAGGTGATGGTGCCGGCGCTGGACATTCTGCAATCGATTCCGGTGCTGGGCTTCCTGTCGATTACCGTCACGGGTTTCATTGCGCTGTTCCCGGGCAACCTGGTGGGCGTGGAATGCGCGGCCATCTTCGCCATCTTCACGTCGCAGGCGTGGAACATGGCGTTCTCGCTGTACCAGTCGTTTCGCACCATCCCGACCGATCTGGAAGAGGCGGCCACCGTGTTCCGCCTGTCGAAGTGGCAGCGCTTCTGGCGCCTGGAGGTGCCGTTCGCCATGCCGGGCCTGCTGTGGAACATGATGATGTCGATGTCGGGTGGGTGGTTCTTTGTGGTGGCATCGGAAGCCATTTCCGTGTCGGGCCACGACATCAAGCTGCCGGGCATCGGTTCGTACATCTCGCTGGCGATCCAGCAGCAGAACTTGGCCGCCATCGGCTGGGCCATCCTGACGATGCTGATCGGCATCCTTCTGTACGACCAATTGCTGTTCCGCCCGCTGGTGGCCTGGGCAGACCGCTTCCGCTTCGATGCGATGTCGTCGGAGCGCGAGCCGCAATCCTGGCTGCTGGATCTGCTGCGCCGCTCCGAGTGGGTCAAGGCGCTGCTGGAGCGCACCGCTGCGCTGGCCGAGCGCACGCTCTCCTGGGGCGCCGAGCGCACCCGGCCGACGGCCAGCAGCAGCAACGGCTTTGCGCGCTTCCCGTGGTGGAACCGCGTGGCCGACGTCATCATCATCCTGGCTGCGTTGGCCGCCGTCGTGCACATCCTCCAGTTCGTGCGTTCCGAGGTGGGCTGGGCCGAAGTGGGCCACGTGCTGTGGCTTGGCTTCCTGACCATGACGCGCGTGATTTTGCTGATTGCGTTGGCCGCAGTGATCTGGGTGCCGATCGGCATCCGCATCGGCCTGAACCCGAACGTGGCGCGCATCGCGCAGCCGGTGGCGCAGTTCATGGCGGCCTTCCCGGCCAACCTGATGTTCCCGCTGGCGGTGATGCTCATCGCACGCTTTTCGCTCAACCCGGAAATCTGGCTCTCTCCGCTGATGATTTTCGGCACGCAGTGGTACATCCTGTTCAACGTGATTGCCGGTGCGACAGGCATTCCGACCGAACTGCGGCTGGCCGCGCGCAACTTCGGCCTGCGCGGCTGGCTGCTGTGGAAGCGCTTCCTGATTCCCGCGGTGTTCCCCAACCTGCTCACGGGCCTGGTGACGGCCGCGGGTGGTTCGTGGAACGCCAGCATCGTCTCCGAATACGTCACGTGGGGCGACCGCACGCTGGTGGCCACGGGCCTGGGCAGCTACATCGCCGAGATGACATCGAAGGGTGACTTCCCGCGCATTGCGCTGGGCATTGTGGTGATGAGCCTGTTCGTGGTCGGCTTCAACCGCCTGCTGTGGAACCGCCTGTATGACATCGCGCAAGAGCGCACCCGCCTGTAA
- a CDS encoding nitrate/sulfonate/bicarbonate ABC transporter ATP-binding protein, translating into MATNGESVIELRGVSKIFRTADHTDRSVLEGLDINIREGEIVAMLGKSGSGKSTLLRIMAGLVRADRGQVLFRGREYSGPVQGIAMVFQSFALFPWLTVQQNVELGLEAQGVPKAEREERAEQAIDLIGLSGFNSALPRELSGGMRQRVGIARALVTEPDLLLMDEAFSALDVLTGENLRDEMLDLWEDRRTKIKAILIVSHNIEEAVMMADRIVILSSDPGRIRAEVRVPFPRPRNRDSAAVRNLIDEVYGLMTSPERVGVHVGAESAAQQLAYRLPEAEIGQMEAILDLLVEAPFNGRADLPHLAEEAGVTDDDLLPACEALALLQLATIERGDIIVTPFGKTYMETEPPERKVLFGQKLLEQVALASHIRAELEANEDGEIREEQVLRELEAYLKPEEAERVLKIGIEWGRYGEVYEYVYNTGMLTLPREEREEREEREAQEGGDGAAGA; encoded by the coding sequence ATGGCCACCAACGGCGAATCTGTCATCGAGCTGCGCGGCGTCTCGAAAATCTTCCGCACCGCAGACCACACCGACCGCTCGGTGCTCGAGGGTTTGGATATCAACATCCGCGAGGGCGAGATCGTCGCCATGCTGGGCAAGTCCGGCTCGGGCAAGTCGACCCTGCTGCGCATCATGGCGGGCCTGGTGCGTGCCGACCGTGGCCAGGTGCTGTTCCGCGGGCGTGAGTACAGCGGCCCGGTGCAGGGCATTGCGATGGTGTTCCAATCGTTCGCGCTGTTCCCGTGGCTGACGGTGCAGCAGAACGTGGAACTCGGTTTGGAAGCGCAGGGCGTGCCCAAGGCTGAACGTGAAGAGCGCGCCGAGCAGGCCATCGACCTGATCGGCCTGTCCGGCTTCAACAGCGCCCTGCCGCGCGAGCTGTCGGGCGGTATGCGCCAGCGCGTGGGCATTGCGCGCGCACTGGTGACCGAGCCTGACCTGCTGCTGATGGACGAAGCATTCTCCGCACTCGACGTGCTGACCGGCGAGAACCTGCGCGACGAAATGCTCGACCTGTGGGAAGACCGCCGCACCAAGATCAAGGCCATCCTGATCGTCTCGCACAACATTGAAGAGGCGGTGATGATGGCGGACCGCATCGTCATCCTCTCCAGCGACCCGGGGCGCATCCGTGCCGAAGTGCGTGTGCCCTTCCCGCGCCCGCGCAATCGTGACTCGGCTGCTGTGCGCAACCTCATCGACGAGGTGTACGGCCTGATGACCTCGCCCGAGCGCGTGGGTGTGCACGTGGGCGCCGAGTCTGCTGCGCAGCAACTGGCCTACCGCCTGCCGGAAGCCGAGATCGGCCAGATGGAGGCCATTCTCGACCTGCTGGTCGAAGCGCCGTTCAACGGCCGCGCCGACCTGCCGCACCTGGCCGAAGAAGCCGGCGTGACTGACGATGACCTGCTCCCCGCCTGTGAAGCGCTGGCCCTGCTGCAGCTTGCCACCATCGAGCGCGGCGACATCATCGTCACGCCGTTCGGCAAGACCTACATGGAAACTGAACCGCCCGAGCGCAAGGTGCTGTTCGGCCAGAAGCTGCTCGAACAGGTGGCCCTGGCCTCGCACATCCGTGCCGAGCTGGAGGCCAACGAAGACGGCGAGATTCGCGAAGAGCAAGTCCTGCGCGAGCTGGAGGCCTACCTCAAGCCCGAGGAAGCCGAACGCGTGCTCAAGATCGGTATTGAATGGGGCCGCTACGGCGAGGTGTACGAATACGTGTACAACACCGGCATGCTGACCCTGCCCCGTGAAGAGCGCGAGGAACGTGAAGAGCGTGAAGCGCAGGAAGGTGGGGATGGGGCGGCCGGGGCGTAA
- a CDS encoding DUF2946 domain-containing protein, translating to MLALSTQGRPAASLAIMHFARTRKRLTAWLGLVAMVLVLFVPTVSQALEAQALQAFEQAAPLCEAKPSAAASTALPIGHEMPAGHHHAACGYCDLLADHVLVPTTLPPMAEPAPTHATAWPAEPGRLAAHQARHAGRPRDSPFLL from the coding sequence ATGCTGGCGCTGTCCACACAGGGACGCCCGGCAGCCTCATTGGCCATCATGCATTTCGCCCGCACCCGCAAAAGACTGACCGCCTGGCTTGGCCTGGTGGCGATGGTGCTCGTGCTGTTTGTGCCAACGGTGAGCCAGGCGCTGGAGGCGCAAGCGCTGCAGGCGTTTGAGCAGGCTGCGCCGCTTTGTGAAGCCAAACCGTCAGCTGCCGCCAGCACCGCCCTGCCCATCGGGCACGAGATGCCAGCCGGCCACCACCATGCGGCCTGCGGCTACTGTGATCTGCTGGCAGACCACGTGCTGGTGCCGACAACCCTTCCGCCGATGGCGGAGCCGGCACCCACCCATGCAACGGCATGGCCCGCGGAACCCGGTCGTCTGGCCGCGCATCAAGCGCGCCATGCCGGGCGGCCGCGCGACTCACCCTTCCTCCTCTGA
- a CDS encoding peroxiredoxin family protein yields the protein MPSDRAWSRRAWLQTAGAAALGAGLGSPAHEAHAASLEVGRPAPALVLRTIDGHSISTEDLRGHVVILTFWATWCGPCHQELPLLSDYAAKHADRGLRVLGFSLDEPASLPAVREMAAAWSFPVGLLGSAYAGGYGRVWRIPVNFTIDRNGLLADNGWDSREPAWTTERLERIVTPLLR from the coding sequence ATGCCTTCTGATCGAGCATGGTCGCGGCGCGCGTGGCTGCAGACGGCCGGTGCGGCGGCGCTGGGTGCCGGGCTGGGCAGTCCAGCTCACGAGGCACACGCCGCAAGTCTTGAAGTCGGCCGGCCGGCGCCGGCGCTGGTGCTGCGCACGATCGACGGGCACAGCATCTCCACCGAAGACCTGCGTGGCCACGTCGTGATCCTGACCTTCTGGGCGACATGGTGCGGCCCGTGCCACCAGGAGCTGCCCTTGCTTTCCGACTACGCAGCAAAACACGCTGACCGGGGCCTGCGCGTTCTCGGCTTCAGCCTGGATGAGCCGGCCTCATTGCCCGCGGTGCGGGAGATGGCAGCGGCCTGGAGTTTTCCCGTGGGGTTGCTCGGCAGCGCCTACGCCGGCGGCTATGGCCGGGTGTGGCGGATTCCGGTCAACTTCACGATCGACCGCAATGGCCTGCTGGCCGACAACGGTTGGGACTCGCGTGAGCCTGCGTGGACGACCGAACGGCTTGAACGCATCGTTACACCGTTGCTGCGTTGA
- a CDS encoding GNAT family N-acetyltransferase, with amino-acid sequence MTVRTTIRRASQADAATLCAAEKATALTPGLLVSQPHELQVEAFEQKIALLEQDGLYLVAEHEGTPIGHAFLEPMTLIALSHVFSLTIVVHPGHLERGVGTALMTELIAWAESHPRIEKIELRVRATNARAIALYKRFGFVEEGRFEKRIRLPDGSYIADLSMARFVRQSGS; translated from the coding sequence ATGACGGTACGCACCACCATTCGAAGAGCAAGCCAAGCCGATGCCGCCACGTTGTGCGCCGCTGAAAAGGCCACCGCACTCACCCCGGGGCTGCTGGTGTCACAACCTCACGAGCTGCAGGTTGAGGCATTCGAACAAAAGATCGCGCTGCTTGAGCAGGACGGGCTGTACCTCGTGGCAGAGCACGAGGGCACCCCGATCGGGCACGCGTTTCTGGAGCCGATGACGCTCATCGCGCTCTCTCACGTCTTCAGTCTCACGATCGTCGTCCACCCCGGTCACCTCGAGCGCGGGGTCGGCACTGCTCTCATGACCGAATTGATAGCGTGGGCGGAAAGCCATCCCCGCATCGAAAAGATAGAGCTTCGAGTCCGGGCGACGAATGCTCGTGCCATTGCCTTGTACAAGCGCTTTGGATTTGTGGAAGAAGGACGGTTCGAGAAGCGCATACGGCTGCCCGACGGGTCGTATATTGCTGATCTGTCCATGGCGCGGTTTGTTCGTCAATCTGGCTCGTAG
- a CDS encoding lysozyme inhibitor LprI family protein, with protein MTPISAIRPGVALAIALLTATSAHAASFDCGAARSPIEHAICNDPQLSALDSELANAYRAALNKRGADTDALKAGQREWLKQRAPSGEIDVAALKTAYRARIDELQSQPEFPSSSAAVDGPVFSMKTIAKQHDFVLRMLEACPESNADRDATCEGPAQLLIYDKGQRTVRQTINLPAVFVTLPQGGKGPLVNSARRYDYQGVINVGDFNFDGQEDFGIQTGNNGSYGGPSYDIYLFNARTQRFVRNSKMTELILETLGFFEVDAKNKRLRTWAKGGCCYHERTVYAVERDVPVAVERRIDDAQGGGDKMKVTVETLVDGKWRSKVHYEPMPK; from the coding sequence ATGACACCGATCTCTGCCATTCGCCCAGGCGTAGCACTCGCCATTGCATTGCTGACAGCAACCAGCGCACACGCGGCCAGCTTCGATTGCGGCGCGGCGCGCAGTCCCATCGAGCACGCCATCTGCAATGACCCCCAACTCTCCGCGCTCGACAGTGAGCTGGCAAATGCGTATCGCGCTGCGTTGAACAAGCGTGGTGCCGACACCGATGCGTTGAAGGCCGGGCAGCGCGAATGGCTGAAGCAGCGTGCGCCGTCTGGCGAGATCGATGTGGCGGCGTTGAAGACCGCGTATCGCGCGCGCATTGATGAACTGCAATCGCAACCAGAGTTCCCGAGCTCAAGCGCGGCGGTTGATGGTCCGGTCTTTTCAATGAAGACCATCGCGAAGCAACACGATTTCGTACTGCGCATGCTGGAGGCATGTCCAGAGAGCAATGCAGACAGGGATGCAACCTGTGAAGGGCCTGCCCAGTTGCTCATCTATGACAAGGGCCAGCGGACGGTGCGCCAGACCATCAATCTGCCGGCGGTCTTTGTCACGCTACCGCAAGGGGGCAAAGGGCCGCTGGTCAACTCGGCCCGGCGCTATGACTATCAGGGCGTCATCAACGTGGGCGATTTCAACTTTGACGGCCAGGAAGACTTCGGCATCCAGACGGGCAACAACGGCAGCTACGGTGGCCCGAGCTACGACATCTATCTGTTCAACGCGCGCACGCAGCGCTTTGTCCGCAACAGCAAGATGACGGAGCTGATTCTCGAAACACTCGGGTTCTTTGAGGTCGACGCCAAGAACAAGCGTCTACGCACGTGGGCGAAGGGTGGTTGCTGCTATCACGAGCGCACCGTGTACGCCGTTGAACGCGATGTGCCCGTCGCCGTTGAGCGCCGTATTGATGACGCGCAGGGTGGGGGTGACAAGATGAAGGTCACCGTGGAAACGCTTGTCGACGGCAAGTGGCGCAGCAAGGTGCATTACGAGCCGATGCCGAAGTGA
- a CDS encoding alpha/beta fold hydrolase: protein MRKLFAAIALLLAMTPVVQAQVKPYPPGCRHQNIQTDGATLFVRVCGSGPAVVLLHGFGDTGDMWAPLATELARTHTVVVPDLRGMGLSSHPDGGYDKRTQAGDIRAVLTHLNIDQADVVGHDIGTMVAFAYAARYPDKTTRLVVMDAPVPGVPPWEQIVRSPALWHFSFGGPDAERLVKGRERIYLDRFWNEFAGDRTKIDEATRVHYARLYAKPGAMHSAFAQFLSIPQDAEDNQKSLPTKLTMPVLAIGGEKSFGPNEAIVMRNAATNVQELVVPNAGHWLMEEQPQATVSAIVKFLAQ, encoded by the coding sequence ATGCGAAAACTGTTTGCAGCCATTGCACTCTTGCTGGCCATGACGCCCGTTGTGCAGGCTCAGGTGAAGCCCTATCCGCCGGGTTGTCGCCACCAGAACATCCAGACTGACGGGGCGACCTTGTTTGTGCGTGTGTGCGGCAGCGGGCCGGCGGTGGTCTTGCTGCATGGTTTTGGCGACACGGGCGACATGTGGGCACCGCTGGCCACCGAGCTGGCACGCACCCATACCGTGGTGGTGCCGGATCTGCGTGGTATGGGTTTGTCGTCGCACCCTGACGGCGGCTACGACAAACGCACACAGGCGGGCGACATCCGGGCTGTGCTGACGCACCTGAACATCGATCAGGCCGACGTGGTCGGCCACGACATCGGCACCATGGTTGCCTTCGCCTATGCGGCACGCTATCCGGACAAGACGACGCGGCTGGTCGTGATGGATGCCCCGGTGCCGGGCGTCCCCCCGTGGGAACAGATCGTCCGCTCGCCTGCCCTCTGGCACTTCTCATTCGGCGGCCCCGATGCGGAGCGTCTGGTGAAAGGCCGCGAGCGAATCTACCTGGATCGGTTCTGGAATGAATTTGCCGGAGACCGCACGAAGATCGACGAGGCAACGCGCGTGCACTATGCGCGCCTCTATGCGAAGCCCGGTGCCATGCATTCTGCGTTCGCGCAGTTCCTGTCGATTCCGCAAGACGCGGAAGACAACCAGAAATCGCTCCCGACCAAGCTGACCATGCCGGTGCTGGCCATCGGCGGTGAAAAGTCCTTCGGCCCGAACGAGGCGATCGTCATGCGCAATGCCGCCACCAATGTGCAAGAGCTGGTGGTTCCCAATGCCGGGCATTGGTTGATGGAAGAACAGCCGCAAGCTACCGTGAGCGCGATCGTGAAATTCCTCGCGCAATAG
- a CDS encoding serine hydrolase domain-containing protein: MKTRQLYAAACGLLACSIATASPDADLLGQKQGYPLAPSATRIYETPYIVGSFSGMDRLSPSCELAPADKPVPFKSADKEADFRYRFRGGDYTLADYMQHQRATAVLIVQDGTLLAEHYGYDRTQDMRMLSNSMAKTLLALAIGKALEDGSLHALEDRADQYVPGLAGTLYGATRIVDLLRMASGAKYVEDYTPTDDRARFLSTAAKQGVLAAAAQVSERADPPGTRFNYAGAQTEVLSLVLQAATQRSLCDFVDENLWKPMGAQSKATYLVRQSDGSAFAQGGFNATARDYARLGAMLANDGVVQGRQVVPRDFLLNMTDASRQPEPFRPGQMVYHGSRYYGYGFQVWLLPGDARRFVLLGIHGQAIYVDPQSRLTMVHLAVGQDASGDASGAHLGAERDALWRGVVERFAR, encoded by the coding sequence ATGAAGACACGCCAGCTCTACGCCGCTGCGTGCGGGCTGCTCGCCTGCAGCATCGCTACGGCATCACCCGATGCAGACCTGCTGGGCCAGAAGCAAGGCTATCCGTTGGCGCCAAGCGCGACGCGCATCTACGAGACCCCTTACATCGTGGGTTCCTTTAGCGGCATGGACCGGCTCTCACCGTCCTGCGAACTCGCGCCGGCAGACAAACCTGTGCCGTTCAAGAGCGCTGACAAGGAAGCCGACTTCCGGTATCGCTTTCGTGGTGGTGACTACACGCTGGCGGACTACATGCAACACCAGCGCGCGACCGCCGTCCTGATCGTTCAGGACGGCACCCTCCTGGCGGAACACTACGGCTATGACCGCACGCAAGACATGCGCATGCTGTCGAACTCGATGGCCAAGACGCTGTTGGCGCTCGCGATCGGCAAGGCGTTGGAGGACGGCAGCCTGCACGCGCTGGAGGATCGCGCAGACCAGTACGTGCCCGGGCTTGCCGGCACCTTGTACGGTGCAACGCGCATTGTCGATCTGCTGCGCATGGCCTCCGGCGCGAAGTATGTGGAGGACTACACCCCCACGGATGATCGCGCGCGATTCCTCAGCACGGCCGCTAAGCAAGGGGTGCTTGCGGCAGCCGCACAAGTGAGCGAGCGAGCCGATCCGCCGGGTACGCGTTTCAACTACGCGGGAGCGCAAACCGAAGTACTGAGCTTGGTGCTCCAGGCAGCCACGCAACGCAGCCTGTGCGATTTCGTGGACGAAAACCTATGGAAGCCGATGGGCGCGCAATCCAAGGCGACCTATCTGGTGCGCCAATCCGATGGATCAGCATTTGCCCAAGGCGGCTTCAACGCAACGGCGCGCGACTACGCTCGTCTTGGAGCCATGCTTGCCAACGACGGCGTGGTGCAGGGTCGACAAGTGGTGCCGCGCGACTTCCTGTTGAACATGACGGACGCATCGCGCCAACCGGAGCCGTTTCGCCCCGGGCAGATGGTCTATCACGGTAGCCGCTACTACGGCTATGGCTTTCAGGTCTGGCTACTCCCGGGAGACGCACGGCGGTTCGTGCTGCTGGGCATCCACGGACAAGCCATCTACGTGGATCCGCAATCCAGGCTGACCATGGTCCACCTTGCCGTGGGGCAGGACGCATCAGGCGATGCGAGCGGTGCCCACCTGGGCGCAGAGCGGGACGCGTTGTGGCGCGGTGTTGTTGAGCGGTTTGCGCGCTGA
- a CDS encoding DUF2804 domain-containing protein: MTPSRLPAAPSHLVLEQGLPAFGMYEGIVEQLDWQPLQTTLYQRLTRKLHHKRWQYAAIAHPDYFIGAAIVDVGWTGTAFAYLFDRQRRQVVGATSANGLPGLSAKIEDRAFGNASFTAGRCRMAFQRKRDRLTLTIQSPKLRLAADIELAGMPPVLASIAPANWLAHSTHKSGGLMVSGTADCPDKRYGMDGAVASLDYSNGLLARETHWRWASAHSHDMGFNLQQGYMADAENAVWLHGKLIRVGAVEFDFDAKQPLQPWHIRSTNRLVDLTFTPEGARSENKNLLIAASRYIQPIGHFDGEIVDPDTGIRHAVQGLTGVTEDHTSRW, encoded by the coding sequence ATGACTCCATCGCGCCTACCCGCCGCGCCCAGCCATCTGGTGCTTGAACAGGGCCTGCCTGCGTTTGGCATGTATGAAGGGATCGTGGAACAACTGGACTGGCAGCCGCTGCAAACCACGCTTTACCAGCGGCTGACCCGCAAGCTGCATCACAAGCGTTGGCAATATGCCGCGATTGCGCATCCGGATTACTTCATCGGTGCGGCGATTGTTGACGTGGGTTGGACGGGCACCGCGTTCGCCTACCTGTTTGACCGGCAACGCCGGCAAGTTGTCGGCGCGACCAGTGCGAATGGATTGCCGGGGCTATCCGCAAAGATAGAAGACCGCGCTTTTGGTAACGCGTCTTTCACGGCCGGACGTTGCCGCATGGCCTTCCAGCGCAAACGCGATCGGCTGACCCTGACCATTCAGTCACCCAAGCTGCGGTTGGCCGCAGACATCGAACTGGCTGGCATGCCGCCTGTGCTGGCATCCATTGCCCCCGCAAATTGGCTTGCACACTCGACGCACAAGAGCGGTGGGCTGATGGTCAGTGGCACTGCCGATTGCCCAGACAAACGCTATGGGATGGATGGCGCCGTGGCGTCGCTGGACTACTCGAACGGCCTGCTGGCGCGGGAAACGCATTGGCGCTGGGCCAGCGCGCACAGTCATGACATGGGTTTCAACCTGCAGCAAGGCTATATGGCGGATGCTGAAAACGCCGTGTGGCTGCATGGCAAGCTGATCCGCGTCGGCGCGGTCGAGTTTGATTTCGATGCGAAGCAGCCGCTTCAACCGTGGCACATCCGCAGTACCAATCGCCTGGTCGACCTGACATTCACACCGGAAGGCGCGCGCAGCGAAAACAAAAACCTGCTCATCGCCGCCAGCCGCTATATCCAGCCGATCGGCCATTTTGATGGCGAGATCGTGGATCCGGACACGGGCATCCGGCATGCCGTGCAGGGGCTGACCGGCGTGACGGAAGACCACACCTCGCGCTGGTAA
- a CDS encoding 2Fe-2S iron-sulfur cluster-binding protein gives MTETDPSHRVRIEPLGVSFDAPESLTLLEAAGFAGVSLPRSCRNGTCRSCFCRIVSGTVRYTIEWPGLSREEKANGYTLPCVAIATSDVIVDVPDATVA, from the coding sequence ATGACCGAAACCGACCCATCCCACCGCGTCCGCATCGAACCGCTCGGCGTCAGCTTCGACGCGCCGGAATCGCTGACACTGCTCGAAGCCGCTGGCTTCGCCGGTGTGTCGCTGCCGCGCTCGTGCCGCAACGGCACCTGCCGAAGCTGCTTCTGCCGGATCGTCAGCGGCACCGTCCGCTACACGATCGAATGGCCGGGCCTGAGCCGCGAGGAAAAAGCCAACGGCTACACGCTGCCGTGCGTCGCGATCGCGACGTCGGACGTCATCGTCGACGTGCCCGATGCGACCGTGGCGTAA
- a CDS encoding NAD(P)-dependent oxidoreductase, which translates to MTNPPTSPPPALPRHVAVIGAAGGLGQAILRICRAEGIRFTAIVRSRPERIADVPAGSRVAVVRSLADRAALTDAFAGTDAVLTALGVTPTSDDPSSRLSANMDAVNASMRAADVDRIVVVNTLLTAPPGEPPSRAIRFFSHVPGRIGRGAAELQAVVDALGNGAFASLRWTLVRAAVNARGKDERPAASVDANGTRNNSLMPVSYDAMGRWMLEEAAANAFVRQAPKVSRQRN; encoded by the coding sequence ATGACGAATCCACCCACCAGCCCGCCGCCCGCGCTCCCGCGTCATGTCGCGGTGATCGGCGCAGCGGGCGGCCTCGGCCAAGCCATCCTGCGCATCTGCCGCGCCGAGGGCATCCGTTTCACCGCCATCGTCCGTTCCAGGCCCGAGCGGATCGCCGACGTGCCGGCCGGCAGCCGCGTCGCCGTCGTCCGTTCGCTTGCGGACCGCGCCGCGCTCACCGATGCATTCGCCGGCACCGACGCGGTGCTCACCGCGCTCGGCGTCACGCCGACGAGCGACGATCCGTCCTCGCGGCTTTCCGCGAATATGGACGCGGTCAACGCGTCGATGCGTGCAGCGGATGTCGACCGCATCGTCGTGGTCAATACGCTGCTGACAGCGCCGCCGGGCGAACCGCCGAGTCGCGCGATCCGGTTCTTTTCGCACGTGCCCGGCCGGATCGGCCGAGGCGCGGCCGAATTGCAGGCCGTTGTCGACGCGCTCGGCAACGGCGCGTTCGCGTCGCTGCGCTGGACGCTCGTGCGCGCGGCCGTCAATGCGCGCGGCAAGGACGAACGCCCGGCCGCGTCGGTCGACGCGAACGGCACACGCAACAACAGCCTGATGCCGGTGTCGTATGACGCAATGGGAAGATGGATGCTCGAAGAAGCGGCGGCGAACGCGTTCGTACGCCAGGCGCCGAAGGTGTCGCGGCAGCGAAACTGA